One Haladaptatus sp. ZSTT2 genomic window, CACAGCGGTTTTCCTGAGTTACCCACACGAAGGTGGGGGTACCAGAGACGGTTCTACCTCTTACACAGCGGTTTTCCCGAGTTACTCACTAGAGTAGGTAGCGTCCACTTCAAGTCGAACCTGCGGTACTACTACTAGCTATCATAACTGTAACGGTAGTAGTAGTAGTTGCCGCTAGGTGATTAGAGAGAAACTGATAGAGTTGGAGTCGTCTGACAGCAGTTTTCCTGAGTTAGGTGTTGCTGGTCCACCGCTCATTTATATATGTGTAGGGGAGTTGGAGACATTCACCACCGTACGGACAATTGACGTTGACTCAGGAAAACCGCTGTGTGAGAGGGGCGGAATCGCGACCTCGGTTAGATATTCGTCATCCCGTCCGGTCACATCTCCCGATCGATTTCGAGCTTCCGCATGGCTCGTTCGAATACGTCCGGGTGACGATGGGCGAGATTCTCGAGATGATTCCGAATGGACTGGGCCGGATTGAGGTCGACATCATCTGTGTCCTGGAGTTCACGCCAGAACTGATGCATTTCTTCGCTTACGGAGACGCCAATCGTGTGGTCCTTCACGCCAGTGTTGAGTGCGTCGTAGTAGGGTTCTGTATCGAAGTCCGACGAACCTTGCTGATCCACTCGGTCTTTTTCCTCCGCTGCGTCATCCATCGCTTCGCCGAATGGATTGTCGTTGCTCATACACTCTTATTCTTAAGCTTAATATTAAAGATATTCGTCTAACGTCTCATCCGTAATCTCGACGTCCTTTTTGGCTGAGAATTGCTGCGCACCAGCCCGGAATGCGTGATAGCACTTCTGTCGAGTATTACGCGGAGTCCCATCGCTGACTTCGACGACGGTCTCGATAGCACTCGCCGTGTAGGGGTCAGACGGATATCCAGAATCGTACTCTTCCTCACGGGCCCAGGCAAGCCACCTGGCAATGAGTTCTTCTGTTTCTGCGAACCCGAACCGCTCCAGCGTCCGATCCTTCGCGACGAGTCGCGAACTGAGTGTCTCGCGCAGTTCGTCTATACGATTACCGGCACGTTCCGTTCCGAACAGGAAGAGAATGAATACAGGCTCACTTTCTCCGAGATCACCAACGCTTTGCAACGCGGCTAGTAGCTGCTCGAAGGTCCGTGTATTCCGAGCTGCATCCTCGAGTTGATCGACCTGAATAATACACGCGATATCGAGGGCTTCGAGCTGGTCGGCAACCCCCTCGACGATCTGTCGAACTTCGTCTGTGGCGTGCGGGTAGGACTCTGGAATCTCAAGGTCATCGTACTCATTGAGCTCGTCGAGAAGGCGTGTATAGAAGCGACGTGTTGTGATGGACTCCACTTCGCGTATTCGAGCGACTCGAAAGTCTTCGCTCCGAGGGCCATCTGAAAGAGCGTCGTACACGAGATCACGGAAGTGAGATTTCCCAGCACCCCGTTCATCGATGATCGAGATGTGGCCAGCACGATTGAGTATGTGACTCGCTACTTCATTGAGCAGATCTTGATTGACTCGCACGGCGATACTGGCGTTCGGAAGGGTTTCGGCAGTGAAGGGAATCCGATCTGGCTTAATCCCCAGCTGTTTCGCGTACGCCGCTTGTGCCTCCTCCGTCTGGTCAAGGGCGTCGGTGAATTGATCGCTCATAGTGGCTCATCATACTGCTCCGACTTAAATCTAAGCTGAAGATTAATCTTAAGATTAAGCTATAACTGTTTTTGACCTACTTCGGCCGACAATCGATGCCACCATCTTAACCAACAACCCACGCACGACATCAATTTTGTTGGTTAATTATTCGCTCTGACTCACCGGCCCCTTATACTTCGACTTGATCTTCTCTCCATCTCTCCATTGCCAGTAGTAGTACTGGTTGTCGTTGATCTCCTTTACCGTGAGAGTGGCTTTCGTTGGAACGTCATTCGGAAGATCTTCAGGACGCTCGTCGACGCCTTCTGCGTTGCCCTCCTCAGCGTCGCGTAATCGCGCTTCACGTTCTCGATATTCTGCAAGTGCCTCGGCGTAGCTGCCAGCTGCGCGGAGTGTCTCAATATCACAGTTGTCGAGTTGCTCTACGAGTTGGGCTGGCAGTTCTGGTGGGGTTGTCGGTTCGGAGTACGGCATCGGACTCACCGTCCGGACAGGACTTAACCAACAATATCGGGGGGTTCGCATAATTCTGTTGGTTAATACGATTGGACTTGTTCTGTCGTCTCGATAGACAGGAAACTTTGATATGAGCTTCACATGACAGTCAACTGAATGGGAGTTACGTTCCTCCACACCGCGGATTTCCATCTCGGAAGTCCACTCCGCGCTGTGGAAGCGGCATCTGAATCATTGGCTGAGCGCCTGCAGCGAGCGACGCACGAAGCCCTCCGTCGAGTTATCCAGGTCGCCCTCGACGAGGACGTCGACTTCGTCGTTGTCGCTGGCGACCTCTACGATCAGCAAGCGCGCTCAGTCTACGCGAATGAATTTCTCGTCAATCAATTCGAACGGCTCGAAGACGCCGATATCCCGTGTTATGTTGTCCACGGGAATCACGATCCACTGGGAGCAGGGGCAGAGAAACTCCCCTTACCCGATAACGTCCACGTGTTCGGTGCAGACGACGTCGAGACGGTTCTGTACCCCAACGACGACGAGCCGGAGGCCCGCATCATGGGACAATCCTATGGAAGCCAGTGGGAGAGCAACTCTCTGTACTATCACTACACACCGCCGGATACAGCAATCCCGAATATTGGCCTGCTCCACACGGGCCTGAATCCGGATGGTCGGCGGTACGCCCCCTGTGGGCCCAGCGACTTAGCACAAAAGCAGATCGATTACTGGGCGCTCGGGCACATCCATACGCCACGGCTCGTCGACGGAGCGCCAGCGGCGTACGCTGGGATACCACAAGGACGAAATATTGGTGAAACTGCCATCGGCGGGTGTTTGCTCGTCGACGTGGATGCAGGTGGCGACCCTGACATCGAGTTCGTTCCGACGAGCCCGATCGTCTGGCAGGAAATCGTAGTCGACCTCGGCACTGCGAGCACAGACGACGATACTCCCCTTCGCAACCTTGCAGATGCGGAAGGGTACCTCGAGGAGCGTATGTTAGACCTTCGGGTAGCGGACCAGGACTCTCTCACTGACACCCTTCCGATGCCGGTGGCTGAGACAGACTGGATGCCAGAGGGGTTCGTGTGTCGATGGACGCTGAGTGGCCGTGGAGAGCTATCTGAAGCGCTTGATGAGGAAGCGACGGATGTGCTTGCCAACCGTCTGCGGGAGCGCAGCAGTAGCGCTTCACCCTTTGTGTGGACCGAGTCCGTCCGTGATTACTCTGCGCCACCGCTTCCAGACCTTGAGACGTTAGTAGAGTCGGACGAGATCATCAGCGAATTGGTTGAGCTTTCCAACGAGATACGAGCGGACGACGCGGCACGAGCTGCGCTGCGAGCGAGGACAGGTGACGTCTGGGAGTGGCGGACGGACGAAGAACACGAAGACGTTTCAGAGGACCGGATTGCGTTGGACGAGGAACGGCTAGACGACCTGATTGACCGCGCCGTCACTCGGTCAATCGACGAACTTGCGACGCGGAGGGACAATGCGAATTAAGAACTTCGATCTGGACGATTTCGGATGCTTCAGGCGAGCTCGACTCCAAAATGTCGATGATGGATTGACCGTCATCGCTGGCCCGCAACGAGCGGGGAAAACGACGTTTATGGAAGCGGTTCGCCATCTCGGCTATGGGATTCCTCGCGGCAATGGTCTCCCGCCAGCAACGGACCAGTATGACCTCACGGCCGACGTCGTCGTCGACGGCGCTGAATACGAACTGGCACTCACTGGCTATGGTGATCCTGCACTAGCGCCTGTCAATGGTGCCCCCGATCGAGCACTCTCGGATGTGTTCGGCAATCTAGGGCCCGCACAGTACCAGCAGCTCTTCACCATTAGTCTCGACGAACTCCGGCGGTTGCCAACGAGTCTTGATGACGACGTTAGCCTGTCAGCAATCCTACTCGGTGCAGCATATGGTGACGTCCTCAAAATCCCACAGATTCAAGAGGCATTCAGTGATCGGGCGAAATCGATCGGAGGCAAACACGGACGATCGGTCTATGACCTCAAAGGACCAATTAATGCGATTCAGTCGGGGGTCGATGCACGAGACGCCGCCGTCGCCCAGGTCGACGAGCACGACCGGAAACAGGCTGCTCGTGACGATGTGAATTCCCGCATCGCGGAACTTGATGAGGAGATTGCTGATCTAACAACGGAACAAACCCGTCTCAACACGGTCCTCACGGAATACGAGGAGTTCGAGTCGCTTCAGGAGCTGAATCTTGAACTTGATGGGGCCGACCTTGACAAAGTCGATGCGTTCCCGACAGACCAACTTGACCGCGCTCGGCAACTGCAAAGTCAGCTAGCGGAAGGGCAGGAGGAATTGACGACTGCGGAAGAAGCGTTCGCTCGACAGGTTAGTGCGGAGGATCACGAAGCGTATCGCGACCGGTTACTGGATGCCACGTCTACGATACGGGCGTACAACAGGGAAATCGCTGGCTGGCGTGAGCGGGTAAATTCACTACAAGAGCAACGGTCTGAGCTTGCGAAAGAGCGTCGAAAACTTCGCTCCCAGGCTGCGGACTTGCAACCTGGGTGGGATGGCGAGTCCTTGCTTGACCGGGTTCGTGATGTTGAGACCGACCTGTTCTCTCGCGATGAGGTTCGGTCGATTACGCGCTCCTGTGAGGATCTCAAATCCGAATTAGATGAGGTCAAGCGCAACCTGAACGAGAAAACGGCTCGTCACGAACAGCTGGAACAGGAAATCGACACTGCAACCGACTCATCATCTGAGGCGTCTCACACACTTCGTGACCAGCTTCCCGTCGCTGCGGGTGGGACGGTAGTCGCGCTGATTGTGGGGAGTGCGGTGGGCGTTGTTGGTGGCGCGATTCCTGGTGTCGTCATCACGCTCGTGATAACCCTGATCGTCGGCGCGTATGCCGCGTCACGGCTTGAATTCGAGTCCCCTGGAGTCGATGGCGTATCTGTCGAGACGCTTCGAGCAGACAAACGCAGCCTGACTGCCGATATTGAAGGACTGCGCTCTCGAAAAGCGGATCTCGAAACAGAGTATTCGACCCCGACCGAGCAATTGGACTCCCTCCGAGAGAAGCTCGGACTCTCAAACGATACGAGTCCTGCTGCCGTACGAGAGTTCTATGCTGACATCTCCTCGCTCCGAGGCGATCTCACGACGCTGGAAGGAGACGTCGAAGCCCTCGATGAGAAGGAGGAAACCCTCCGTTCAGACCTCGCAGCAGCCGCCGATACCATGTCCGAACTCGGTGTTCTCGATACTGACGATATCGACCCGCTCGAAGACGCAGAGAAATTGTTCGCGACGATCGAAAATACCGAAGACGACCTCGACCTCGCACAGGCGGTCACGACAGCCCAACGGACCGTCACCAGTCACAAAGATGACCTCCGTGATCTCTTAACCGAGTGGGACGATGCACCAGATCTCACCACTGCTGATTCAGCTACTGTCGTTCGTACGGCCGACCAGTTCCTCGAACGCGGTGAGAGCGTCACCGAGCTCGTAGAAGCGCGGGAACAGCGCGACGAGATTCGCGTCCGACTCAAGCGCCGACTGACGGCGTCAGCCATCGAACCAGCGTTTGAGTCGTACCGCGATTCAGAGGACGACGATGACGACTGGGCGCTTGCCGCGTTCGAGCGTGTCGTTGAGGCGTACGCTGATAGAGAGGCGATCGAGGAGCGACTTGATACGATTGGGGAAACCATCGAGAGCCTTGAAACGGAACGATCGGATTGTGTTGAAGACCGGGTTGAGCTCACGAGAGAGCTCGAAGAGCTCGCCTCTGATGACGATGTTCGCGAGGCACATGCGACGATCGAGGCGGGACGACGTCGGCTCGAACCGCTAGCCGAGGAGTATGCGACGTCTCGCATCGCCGAGTACCTGCTGAACGAACTCCACGAACGCTTTATTGACCGGACGACAGGTCCACTCCTCGACGAAGCCAGCGAGATTTTCGCGCGAATCACTGACAACGCCTATACCGAGGTTGACTCCACTAACGAGTTCGACAATCTCGACTTCCAGTCGGTGCTCGCTGATGGCCAGACACAACGTACCGCGGAATTATCGCGAGCCACCGCCGAGCAGCTGTTCCTCGCGATTCGCCTTGCTCGGATTCGTCGCCATGAATCGTCGCTCCCTGTGTTGCTCGATGACTCGATGACGAATTTCGACCCCGCTCACCACGTTCGAACGCTGCAGACGATCTCCGAGTTGGCGGATACGAACCAGGTTTTCCTGCTGACGTGCCACCCGGAACTTCTTGAACGAGTCGATACGCACACAGATAGCGCCCAGTACTGGGGTCTTGACGATGGTCAGTTCGATGGGCCTTACTCTGAGCCAGACAAACCCTGCGAACTGCTGGAGCCAACCTGGTCGTAGCTATCCCGATTTGTTCTCTGCTAGCTCTTTTGCCCGATGCAGTCGTTTCTGTAGGTCGTCTCGGGGTGAGCAAGCGTTGTTGAGGTAACGCTCGATGATTTGAATCTCGTCGTCGTATCGGGTCTCCTTCCGATAGACGATTGCGAGATGTTTGTAATACCACGGCGCTGGATCGCCAAACTCCTCCTGTTCAGTTTGCTCAATGCACCAGAGGAGCAACGATTCGGCCTCGTCGTGGCGCTGCTCGCGCTTTAGCTGTTTGATCGTATCGACTGCACCGGTGTAGTGATCGAACGAACCAACCGAGGAAGCCGTCGCTGAATCCTTCTTTGGGCTAGCATCTCCTTTGCTTCCGAGGGCACGCAGTAATCGGCGGAACATGGTTTCTCGCGTTATATCTCCGTCATCGTATAGTCGCGTGCTGAAGATTTATCAAATGGGATGCAGACGACAGTACTATGTCTGCAATTGGTCACACAATGACGGAGCTTCCCGGTGAGCTTCATCTGTTCTCTCCAACCGGCCCCCCGATTGAGGAGCGAGTCGCACCTATCTTCGCCGAGTGTCTGCATGAACACGATGTCGGCGATATCCTCGTGTTGAAGCGGTTCCCGACTGGCATCGAGACGTTTACGGATGTCTTGGCCACTCACGTCGACTCGGTTGAACGACCAGAAGTGATGTCGCTCACGCGGTTCGCACGGACAATCCTCGAAGCGAGCCCAGAGAACCCGACGCTCGTCTCCCAGCATGAACGTGCTGCAGTTCTCGCGTCGGTCCTCTCCGAGTACGAATGGACCGACTCGTTTCTGCAACAAGCGTCGGCATTCGATGCCTTCGAAGACGACGTCGGTCGCTTTACCTTGGCAGCAGCGTGGCAAAATCAGAATGTCGACGCGACCGATTCGTCGCTCGCCGAATTATTCGATTTCACGGCGCATCTGCAGGAGGTTCTTGCGACGAACGGGTATGCTGAACGTGCGAGCATCATCCCACGAGCATTGGAGTACATGGAGACGGAGACCGCAAGTCCACCGATTCTCGATCGGTTCGACGTGATTCTGACAGTAGAGGTCGAGGAGTTCTCCGCTCTGGAACGCCGATTCTTGGCAGCCGCGTCGACGGACACTGAACTGGTGTGTGTCGGAGAACGACATGGGAGTATTCAGCGGATCAGGAACGAACCTGGAGACATCACCGACTATCTCCAGATGGAAACCGTCGTCCACGATTCCTCGTCTCCCATCTCGGGCCCTGCCCAGGTAGCAGCGCATCTCGCGACCGGCGAAGCGCCACAACCGGAAGCTCCGGACGGTCTCTTCGAGATAATCGAGGGAACGTTCGCCGATCAGGTACAGACCGTCGCAGAAGAAATCGAACGCCGGCGAACGACAGAGGGGTGGTCGTACGATGAGTTCGCGGTCGTCCTCAAAGATTCGAGTTCGCCTATCCAAGAGACTGTCCGTATCTTACAGCAGGCAGGCATTCCGACGGCGTCCATCACCACGAGTGCGCTCTCTGATGACCCCGCTGCTCGGGAGCTGTATCACGTTGCTCGATATCTCGAGTCGGGCGGAGACGACCAATCCCGAACGCTGCTCGAAGCCAGAGTCCCGGACTTCACGACGATTCTCGACGACGAGCTGGCGACTGCATCGGTTTCGGACGCCTTGACGACCTGGGTTCTCGACACAGACCTCAAGCAACGGGTCGCTTCGAACGAATCACGGCTGGAGGCTCGCATCCAGTTCCAGCACATCGAGCGTGTTCTCGACCTCGCACGGTTCGTTGAGGACTGCCCGCTGCTGGACTCTTCGTGGGACGCGTTCTGTCAAGCACTGGAGCGAGCATTCCGATACTCCGCGCCCGACTTCTACAGTGAGGTCGACGTGAAGGAGGGCGGGGTCCTCGTCGACTCTGCCCGCGTGGTCAAAAACGCTTCCTGGAAGGCGGTGTTCGTCTTGAACGTCGTCGAGGAGGAGTACCCTGCAGTCCCACGGTTTTCGTCGCTCTTTCCGATTGCGCAGCTCAAATCGCTTCCCGAATATCCTGCTGTCACGAGTCCGACTCGGAACGAGGTTCGTGAGACCTTCCCGACCGCAGACGACGACATCATCCATCCGTTCTCGGCGTACTATACTGAGCTGAGCCGACGGCTCCTCGCGGTTGGCGCCAACGCGGCGACGGATCAACTGTACTTCTGTACCTATGCAGAGAACGCAGCAGATCCAGGAAAGTACAAACAGCCGTCCCGCTTCTTGCAACAACTTCGGGACCAGTTCGAGTTCGACTCGATCACCCACGAGGACGTCCATAGCCAGGGTCGTGCTGCAACGAGGGTCCTCTCCAGCGTTGAGCGTGCTCTCCAGGACGTACGGACAGCACCCGTCACTGGCGACGACGTCGACCTGGACGCGGTTGAGACGCAGTTCGGAGCGATTCAGCAGCTGTTGGATGAGACGGATGACCCCGAACTTGAAGCCGCATTCGAAGCACATGTCGACTTCGCTGAAGGGAGGGTTCGCCGTGACTGATTCTGGCCGGTCGCGACCGTTGTCTCCCTCCCGTCTGGGAACGTACACTCGGTGTCCGCGTCAGTACGAATATAAGCACGACCTCTCTGTCGCGAACCCCGATCAAACGCGCCGATATTTAGACCGTGGGCTGGCGCTGCACGGCACTATTGAGTATGTTTGTGAGACCATAGCAGGAGAGTCGGATGAAGAGATTCGTGCGCTCGCGCTCGATGCCTTCGCCGACGAGTGGGACGGTCGTACGAGTCGCACTGAGTACGCCACTGCTGCCCACTACGAGTACGATAAACAGCTCGCCCGTGCCGCTATTGAGGCTTACTTCTCGACCGGTCCAGGGCTCGATCACGTTCGTGGATCCGTTCTCACTGAGGTCGAACTCGAATGTGAACGAGATGGGATTTCCCTCCACGGATACGCTGATAACGTCGTCGGTACTGACGACGGCCTTCAGATCATCGACTACAAACCATCCGTCAGATACGAGCTCTCGACGAGCGACCGCGCAAAGGAGAAGCTCCGCGAGCACCTTGCCGGCGAGGACTACCACCCTCGTATCGTCAAGAGCGCAATTCAGGCAGCGACCTACATCGAGGGGATCCAGAATACAACCGTCTACGAACCGGGGATGGAGGTCGTCTTCACGTACTATGGACTGATCGCCAACACGGATCTCGAAAAGAGTACTGCCGGCGTCCAACCCCGTGTTTCGGGCTACGGTCGCGATGTCGAGGAAACCTATTACAGCGAAGAAGAAACGATCTGGGGGCTGATACAGCGGGCACACGATGGGATCCGTGAGGACAACTACGAACCCATACGGTGGGACGCAATTCGTGAGAACGCCTGTGACCGGTGTGATTACCGCTCTATGTGTACCGATGCACTCGCAGAGGAGGTGCAGTTCTGATGTCGCCTCCTCCCGCTGAAGACGACCCCGACGATGAGCCGTCGCCGCGGATTCCCCAACAGCGTATCATCGAGTCTGGAGAATACCCAATGCGGGTGCTGGCCGGAGCTGGGACCGGGAAGACGTTCACGATGGTTCGGAAAATCGAGCACCTGATCGACGAACACGACGTCTCACCGGATCGAATCCTCGCATTAACGTTCACGAACAAGGCTGCAGACTCGATGCGCGAGAAGCTGAATGAGAAGCTTGGCGCACCGGGATACGACGTGAACGCATACACCTATCACTCAATCTGTCACGATATCCTTCGAGAGTATGCGTATCACGCTGCAATCGATCCGCAATTCGATGTCGTGAATAACGCTGATCGAACCGCCCTCATTCACGAAGCGCTCGACGAAATCACCTATCGATTCACCAGCCCTGAAGTCTATGGCCCCGACTCACATGCTGATGGGGCAGCAGGTAGCCTGCTCAAATTCATCTCCACGATGAAGAGCAAAGGAATCTCGCCAGGCACCATCGACACATTCCTTGGTGACGCTGACCGACTCCTGGAACTGGAGGCACTCGTCGACCGAATTGTCGACCGGGCGAATGAGACAGTCCGGGTCAGCTGGCGGGCCCCGTCTACAGACCGCCTCGAGGAGATGCGTGACGGCCTCGCCGACCTCCAGCAATCGATAGCATCCGAACGAACCGCGCTCGGCCAAACCGGTGTCGAACAGTCGGTCGCGACGTATCTGCGCGGCATGGAGGAGACCTGTACCTCCCTCGACGAGCTATTAGAAACGGAGGAGGCGTCGATTATCGATGGTGAGCACAAGCCCGCGTTC contains:
- a CDS encoding RecB family exonuclease; protein product: MTDSGRSRPLSPSRLGTYTRCPRQYEYKHDLSVANPDQTRRYLDRGLALHGTIEYVCETIAGESDEEIRALALDAFADEWDGRTSRTEYATAAHYEYDKQLARAAIEAYFSTGPGLDHVRGSVLTEVELECERDGISLHGYADNVVGTDDGLQIIDYKPSVRYELSTSDRAKEKLREHLAGEDYHPRIVKSAIQAATYIEGIQNTTVYEPGMEVVFTYYGLIANTDLEKSTAGVQPRVSGYGRDVEETYYSEEETIWGLIQRAHDGIREDNYEPIRWDAIRENACDRCDYRSMCTDALAEEVQF
- a CDS encoding AAA family ATPase, whose protein sequence is MRIKNFDLDDFGCFRRARLQNVDDGLTVIAGPQRAGKTTFMEAVRHLGYGIPRGNGLPPATDQYDLTADVVVDGAEYELALTGYGDPALAPVNGAPDRALSDVFGNLGPAQYQQLFTISLDELRRLPTSLDDDVSLSAILLGAAYGDVLKIPQIQEAFSDRAKSIGGKHGRSVYDLKGPINAIQSGVDARDAAVAQVDEHDRKQAARDDVNSRIAELDEEIADLTTEQTRLNTVLTEYEEFESLQELNLELDGADLDKVDAFPTDQLDRARQLQSQLAEGQEELTTAEEAFARQVSAEDHEAYRDRLLDATSTIRAYNREIAGWRERVNSLQEQRSELAKERRKLRSQAADLQPGWDGESLLDRVRDVETDLFSRDEVRSITRSCEDLKSELDEVKRNLNEKTARHEQLEQEIDTATDSSSEASHTLRDQLPVAAGGTVVALIVGSAVGVVGGAIPGVVITLVITLIVGAYAASRLEFESPGVDGVSVETLRADKRSLTADIEGLRSRKADLETEYSTPTEQLDSLREKLGLSNDTSPAAVREFYADISSLRGDLTTLEGDVEALDEKEETLRSDLAAAADTMSELGVLDTDDIDPLEDAEKLFATIENTEDDLDLAQAVTTAQRTVTSHKDDLRDLLTEWDDAPDLTTADSATVVRTADQFLERGESVTELVEAREQRDEIRVRLKRRLTASAIEPAFESYRDSEDDDDDWALAAFERVVEAYADREAIEERLDTIGETIESLETERSDCVEDRVELTRELEELASDDDVREAHATIEAGRRRLEPLAEEYATSRIAEYLLNELHERFIDRTTGPLLDEASEIFARITDNAYTEVDSTNEFDNLDFQSVLADGQTQRTAELSRATAEQLFLAIRLARIRRHESSLPVLLDDSMTNFDPAHHVRTLQTISELADTNQVFLLTCHPELLERVDTHTDSAQYWGLDDGQFDGPYSEPDKPCELLEPTWS
- a CDS encoding metallophosphoesterase family protein → MGVTFLHTADFHLGSPLRAVEAASESLAERLQRATHEALRRVIQVALDEDVDFVVVAGDLYDQQARSVYANEFLVNQFERLEDADIPCYVVHGNHDPLGAGAEKLPLPDNVHVFGADDVETVLYPNDDEPEARIMGQSYGSQWESNSLYYHYTPPDTAIPNIGLLHTGLNPDGRRYAPCGPSDLAQKQIDYWALGHIHTPRLVDGAPAAYAGIPQGRNIGETAIGGCLLVDVDAGGDPDIEFVPTSPIVWQEIVVDLGTASTDDDTPLRNLADAEGYLEERMLDLRVADQDSLTDTLPMPVAETDWMPEGFVCRWTLSGRGELSEALDEEATDVLANRLRERSSSASPFVWTESVRDYSAPPLPDLETLVESDEIISELVELSNEIRADDAARAALRARTGDVWEWRTDEEHEDVSEDRIALDEERLDDLIDRAVTRSIDELATRRDNAN